A DNA window from Candidatus Protochlamydia naegleriophila contains the following coding sequences:
- a CDS encoding cupin domain-containing protein — protein MIEKINIREKFNAFYDYWHPRLVGELNGQQVKLTKFQGEFIWHHQEYEDELFMVIKGCLLMKLRDKEVWVEAGEMTIIPAKVEGTYKKKTGSNLAWNKTGKIVISLMPIFTRI, from the coding sequence ATGATTGAAAAAATAAACATCAGAGAAAAGTTTAATGCTTTTTACGATTATTGGCATCCACGACTGGTTGGAGAGCTTAATGGTCAGCAAGTGAAGCTTACTAAATTTCAAGGAGAATTTATTTGGCATCATCAGGAATATGAAGACGAACTCTTCATGGTCATTAAGGGGTGCTTGCTTATGAAATTGAGAGACAAAGAGGTCTGGGTTGAGGCAGGGGAAATGACTATCATCCCAGCTAAGGTTGAAGGAACGTACAAGAAGAAAACTGGATCAAATTTAGCCTGGAATAAAACCGGTAAGATTGTCATTAGTCTCATGCCAATCTTTACAAGGATTTAA
- a CDS encoding aminoglycoside phosphotransferase family protein gives MDTFTALYAQLLGLQEAAFMRIDHEDAMVAIVYKVIQETGAPLILKICERENDYLREVFFLNYFAGVLPVARIVQVVQPALDTHGAILMECFSGTLLTTAEVSDALAYKIGAALASIHLHRTTGYGDLIQSNELSCDPRPYFTMKFEEGLDECKPHLPKEWIEKIRLYFYEQITLLDRVDGPCIVHRDFRPGNLMVCDGKLQGVIDWAGARASFAEEDFCALEHGEWAKNLDFKKAFLEGYASIRPVPDYKELTQLLRLSKAIATIGFTVKRGTWQDAHARIYQFNRSFLETALKLV, from the coding sequence ATGGATACTTTCACTGCTTTGTATGCGCAACTGCTAGGCCTTCAAGAAGCGGCCTTCATGCGCATCGATCATGAAGATGCGATGGTTGCCATCGTCTATAAAGTGATACAAGAGACGGGCGCACCCCTCATTTTAAAGATATGCGAGCGCGAGAATGATTATTTGCGCGAAGTCTTTTTCTTAAACTATTTTGCAGGTGTTTTGCCCGTTGCTCGAATCGTGCAGGTTGTACAACCAGCACTGGATACCCATGGAGCTATTTTAATGGAATGCTTCTCGGGGACATTGCTTACAACAGCTGAGGTTAGCGATGCATTGGCTTATAAAATAGGAGCCGCGCTTGCATCCATTCACCTCCATCGGACAACTGGTTACGGTGACCTCATCCAGTCCAATGAGTTAAGCTGCGATCCACGCCCGTATTTTACCATGAAATTTGAAGAAGGATTGGATGAGTGCAAGCCGCATCTGCCAAAAGAATGGATTGAAAAGATTCGTCTCTATTTTTACGAACAGATCACTCTTTTAGATCGTGTGGATGGTCCTTGCATCGTGCATCGCGATTTTCGACCTGGAAACCTTATGGTTTGCGATGGCAAGCTTCAAGGAGTCATTGATTGGGCAGGGGCGCGGGCTAGCTTCGCAGAAGAAGATTTTTGTGCATTGGAGCATGGGGAGTGGGCAAAGAATTTAGATTTTAAAAAGGCCTTTTTAGAAGGGTATGCAAGTATTCGTCCAGTGCCGGATTACAAAGAATTGACGCAATTATTACGCTTGAGCAAGGCGATTGCGACAATTGGCTTTACTGTTAAGCGAGGGACCTGGCAAGACGCTCATGCTCGCATTTATCAGTTTAATCGCAGCTTCCTCGAAACCGCTTTAAAGCTTGTATGA
- a CDS encoding aspartate/glutamate racemase family protein produces MKPKSIGIIGGAGPLAGAFLLERVLTLAGKKYGCYRDADFPKVFLISFPFSEMLTPTFDAAKVRRELRDCLDQLLQNGASILAIACNTLHAFLDDEDELDLIHLPRVLATEVTDVEPLVLCTSTSAQFGLHRRFFACRYPDSTTQKKVDQMIDQILKGEERQKIVEELKELLQSQDAKAIILGCTELSLFTAQLSLPNKLIIDPLEVVANKILEKSFSL; encoded by the coding sequence ATGAAGCCGAAATCGATAGGAATAATTGGCGGGGCTGGACCTTTGGCCGGTGCTTTTTTGCTCGAGCGTGTTCTCACGCTCGCAGGTAAGAAATATGGGTGCTATAGGGATGCAGACTTTCCCAAAGTTTTTTTAATAAGCTTTCCATTCTCAGAAATGCTTACGCCCACCTTTGACGCCGCAAAAGTACGCAGAGAATTGCGGGACTGTCTTGATCAATTGCTCCAAAATGGAGCCTCCATTTTAGCCATTGCTTGTAACACGTTGCATGCTTTTTTAGACGATGAGGATGAGTTAGATCTCATTCATTTGCCTCGTGTGTTGGCAACCGAAGTGACTGATGTCGAGCCTCTTGTGCTTTGCACGTCGACTTCGGCTCAGTTTGGGCTGCACAGGCGTTTTTTTGCTTGTCGTTATCCAGATTCTACGACGCAAAAAAAAGTTGACCAGATGATCGATCAAATCTTGAAAGGGGAAGAGCGGCAGAAGATTGTCGAGGAGCTAAAGGAGCTGCTTCAAAGCCAGGATGCGAAGGCGATCATATTGGGATGCACAGAGTTATCCCTTTTTACAGCTCAGTTATCCTTACCTAATAAATTAATCATAGATCCTCTGGAAGTAGTTGCTAATAAAATATTAGAAAAAAGTTTTTCATTATAA
- a CDS encoding flavin reductase family protein, with translation MKRYVKKDFPVSNVRRFIEPGPIVLVSSAWKDEINIMTMGWHMIMEFQPSLIGCYIWTANHSFNMIRKSKECVINIPTVDLANTVVRIGNCSGRDLNKFEEFKLTPLAGEKVSAPLIKECYANFECKLVDSSLINKYSLFILEVVKAHVATSPKFPETIHYRGDGLFMIAGPTVKTYRKLFKPEYL, from the coding sequence ATGAAACGTTACGTAAAAAAAGACTTCCCTGTTTCTAATGTTCGCAGGTTCATTGAACCCGGCCCCATCGTTCTTGTTAGCTCGGCCTGGAAGGATGAGATCAACATCATGACTATGGGATGGCATATGATCATGGAGTTTCAGCCCTCTCTTATTGGATGCTATATTTGGACAGCCAATCACAGCTTCAACATGATTCGCAAAAGCAAGGAATGCGTGATTAATATCCCTACAGTCGATCTTGCAAACACTGTCGTTCGCATCGGCAATTGCTCAGGGCGGGATCTTAACAAATTTGAAGAGTTCAAATTGACGCCGCTCGCGGGAGAAAAAGTAAGCGCACCCCTGATCAAAGAGTGCTATGCAAATTTTGAGTGCAAACTCGTCGATTCAAGCCTCATTAATAAATACAGTCTTTTTATTCTGGAAGTCGTAAAAGCCCATGTCGCAACCTCTCCCAAATTCCCAGAAACCATCCACTATCGAGGCGATGGGCTATTCATGATTGCAGGGCCAACGGTCAAGACCTATCGCAAGTTATTTAAGCCTGAATATTTGTGA
- a CDS encoding HIT family protein, which produces MADHDKPDCLFCQMARGGQGVGYFAKFKHCYIIKDRFPVSPGHLLIIPYEHTDNWFTASEEVRSDIMKALYFAKEQLDSEYNPQGYNMGANCGEVAGQSVMHLHVHLIPRYRGDMEDPKGGVRGVIPSRQKY; this is translated from the coding sequence ATTGCGGACCACGACAAGCCCGATTGCCTTTTTTGTCAAATGGCCCGGGGGGGGCAAGGGGTCGGCTATTTTGCAAAGTTCAAGCATTGCTATATCATTAAGGATCGCTTCCCGGTTTCTCCTGGACATCTCCTTATCATACCATACGAGCATACAGACAATTGGTTTACAGCCAGTGAAGAGGTCCGTTCAGACATCATGAAAGCCCTGTACTTTGCGAAGGAACAGCTTGATAGCGAATACAACCCGCAGGGTTATAACATGGGTGCCAATTGCGGGGAGGTGGCCGGTCAAAGCGTCATGCATCTGCACGTGCATCTGATTCCGCGCTATCGGGGCGACATGGAAGATCCCAAGGGAGGAGTGAGGGGAGTGATCCCTTCTAGACAGAAGTATTAG
- a CDS encoding class I SAM-dependent methyltransferase gives MKKLLLALALLGNSLFADMVEPYKSIQVLPFDGHGWFGNAEQLDLFLKARPMQTVIEVGSWLGCSTRHIASALPKDGVLYAIDTWAGSQQESAHLQDPRLPFLFQQFLSNVIHAKLTDKIIPIRMNSIEAAKALKVKADLIYLDGAHDTPSVMNDIDYWYPHLNEGGVLCGDDWTWDSVRVAVVDRANKLGKKVHVIANFWWYE, from the coding sequence ATGAAAAAGCTACTACTCGCGCTTGCTTTACTTGGCAACTCGCTCTTTGCGGACATGGTAGAACCCTATAAGTCTATCCAAGTCCTGCCATTTGATGGACATGGATGGTTTGGAAATGCAGAACAACTCGATCTTTTTTTGAAGGCTAGGCCGATGCAAACAGTAATAGAAGTTGGCTCATGGCTCGGCTGCTCAACTCGCCATATCGCATCGGCACTACCAAAAGATGGCGTGTTATATGCCATCGATACATGGGCTGGCTCGCAACAGGAATCGGCTCACCTGCAAGATCCCAGGCTCCCTTTTCTTTTTCAACAATTCTTGTCTAATGTGATTCACGCAAAGCTGACAGATAAAATTATCCCCATACGGATGAATTCCATCGAAGCGGCCAAAGCCCTCAAAGTCAAGGCAGATTTAATCTATCTCGACGGAGCCCATGATACTCCCAGTGTCATGAATGATATTGATTATTGGTACCCGCATTTGAATGAAGGCGGTGTCCTTTGCGGCGACGATTGGACTTGGGATTCGGTTAGAGTAGCTGTAGTAGATCGAGCCAATAAGCTAGGGAAAAAAGTTCACGTCATTGCCAATTTTTGGTGGTATGAATAA
- a CDS encoding ATP-dependent DNA ligase, translated as MNTFAQLFDALEQTKSTTQKVTYIKNYFENASASDAAWALFFLSGNKIKRLITGRMLFEWCMEAVQLPDWIMSESYSAVGDVAETIALLIRKGEDQAAASLSLSDWIVDRILPLQGEPQEHIKEKIFSYWNKLDTKGIFLLNKMLSGTLRIGTSHLLTLQGLSLALNVPKETLSQKLMGQWVPSADFFEGLKSIENPTSQASLNPYPFYLASPLDKRLEDLGSVQEWDVEWKWDGIRAQCIQRGGRVAIWSRGNELVTEQFPEIAEAASLLPSAAVLDGEILAFKDGLPLPFGELQKRLGRKKVTPATVKSVPIIFMIYDILEYEGNDVRKRPFVERRMLLENLNKLPPLIKISPTIAFQSWDELVQKREESKQNRTEGIILKKKSSIYGVGRQIGSWWKYKIDPRTIDAILIYAQTGQGWRANLYTDYTLAVWRGEELVPITKAYSGLNQEEIYELDRWIRRNTVEKYGPVRRVKAELVFEIAFDGIQESKRHKAGIALRFPRILRWRKDKLPLECDSLEAIKKEFLA; from the coding sequence ATGAATACATTTGCACAGCTTTTTGACGCACTCGAGCAAACAAAGTCGACCACGCAAAAAGTAACTTACATTAAAAACTACTTCGAAAATGCTTCGGCAAGCGATGCCGCCTGGGCCCTTTTTTTCTTAAGCGGTAATAAAATCAAACGATTAATTACCGGCAGAATGCTTTTTGAGTGGTGCATGGAAGCTGTGCAACTGCCCGATTGGATCATGTCGGAATCTTATTCAGCTGTTGGGGACGTTGCCGAGACGATTGCATTGCTCATAAGGAAGGGGGAGGATCAGGCGGCTGCCAGTCTATCCCTTTCAGATTGGATTGTTGATAGGATCTTACCTTTGCAGGGAGAGCCTCAGGAGCATATTAAGGAGAAAATCTTTTCCTATTGGAACAAACTGGATACAAAGGGGATTTTTTTGCTGAATAAGATGTTGTCTGGAACCCTTCGCATCGGTACATCACATCTGTTAACGCTCCAAGGGTTGAGCTTGGCCTTAAACGTGCCTAAAGAAACCTTGAGCCAAAAGCTCATGGGACAATGGGTTCCTTCGGCTGACTTTTTTGAGGGCTTAAAGAGCATCGAAAATCCCACTTCTCAAGCCAGCCTCAATCCTTACCCTTTTTACTTAGCCTCTCCTTTAGACAAGCGACTCGAAGACCTAGGAAGTGTTCAAGAGTGGGATGTAGAATGGAAGTGGGATGGAATCAGAGCTCAATGCATTCAACGGGGAGGAAGAGTGGCGATCTGGTCGAGAGGTAATGAACTCGTCACAGAGCAATTTCCCGAGATTGCAGAAGCAGCCTCCCTTTTGCCTAGCGCAGCTGTACTCGATGGTGAAATTTTAGCCTTTAAAGACGGGCTTCCGCTGCCCTTTGGCGAGCTGCAAAAGCGGCTTGGAAGAAAAAAAGTGACACCTGCCACTGTGAAGAGTGTTCCCATCATTTTCATGATTTACGATATTTTGGAATATGAAGGCAATGATGTGAGAAAGCGCCCATTTGTGGAACGCCGCATGCTGCTAGAAAACTTAAATAAGCTTCCCCCTCTCATCAAAATCTCCCCGACGATTGCCTTTCAGAGTTGGGACGAGTTAGTGCAAAAACGGGAAGAATCTAAGCAGAACCGGACTGAAGGAATCATATTAAAGAAAAAAAGCTCCATCTATGGAGTTGGAAGACAAATAGGAAGCTGGTGGAAATACAAGATAGATCCCCGAACTATAGATGCCATTTTGATTTACGCCCAAACGGGCCAAGGCTGGCGAGCCAACCTCTATACCGATTATACGTTGGCTGTTTGGCGTGGAGAAGAGCTCGTCCCCATCACTAAGGCCTATTCAGGACTCAATCAAGAAGAGATCTATGAATTGGATCGTTGGATACGACGCAATACAGTAGAAAAATATGGCCCTGTCAGAAGGGTTAAAGCTGAACTAGTTTTTGAAATCGCTTTTGATGGTATCCAAGAGTCGAAAAGGCATAAGGCAGGCATTGCTCTAAGATTTCCTCGGATACTTCGCTGGCGAAAAGATAAATTGCCTCTGGAATGCGATTCGCTAGAGGCTATCAAAAAAGAATTTTTAGCTTAA
- a CDS encoding ligase-associated DNA damage response exonuclease, with product MRHFLEVRSEGLYCRAGDFYIDAWAPVKHCIITHAHGDHGRPGHQHYMASENTAKMLKLRLGLDSVDIFPYDEKVKINDCWVSLHPAGHILGSAQIKIESGSTTCVVSGDYKRAFDSSCEPFSLQQCDLFVTESTFALPIYNWEEPVHTAQKIFEWWQENKAKGFASVLFCYALGKAQRILSLLQTYTSSPIYLHGAILTFASLYEECGVVLGSYLPIHANPNKSFSGELILAPPMAKGTPWMKRFLPYKTALASGWMQVRGMRRRKNLDRGFALSDHADWQELLRTVKETGATTVLTTHGNTSSLARYLKEQGLQAAPLNGMEWLDEGEGEV from the coding sequence ATGAGACATTTTTTAGAGGTAAGATCAGAAGGGCTTTACTGCAGGGCGGGAGATTTTTACATCGATGCTTGGGCACCTGTCAAGCATTGCATCATTACACATGCGCATGGAGATCACGGCCGCCCTGGACATCAACACTACATGGCATCCGAAAATACAGCCAAAATGTTGAAGCTCCGATTGGGCCTAGATTCTGTTGACATCTTCCCTTATGACGAGAAAGTCAAGATTAACGATTGCTGGGTTTCACTTCATCCTGCCGGGCACATACTTGGATCGGCACAGATTAAAATAGAATCGGGATCGACCACTTGCGTTGTCTCGGGTGACTATAAACGGGCTTTTGATAGCTCATGCGAGCCTTTTTCGTTGCAACAGTGCGACCTTTTTGTCACCGAATCTACCTTTGCGCTTCCCATTTATAATTGGGAGGAGCCGGTTCACACCGCCCAAAAAATTTTCGAATGGTGGCAGGAAAATAAGGCTAAAGGCTTTGCGTCGGTCCTTTTTTGTTATGCACTTGGCAAGGCACAAAGAATCCTCTCCTTGCTTCAAACTTATACAAGCAGTCCCATTTATCTACATGGGGCCATTTTAACCTTTGCCAGTCTTTATGAAGAGTGCGGCGTTGTACTTGGCAGCTACTTACCCATTCATGCTAATCCCAATAAGAGTTTTTCAGGAGAGCTCATTCTGGCTCCTCCCATGGCAAAGGGAACGCCTTGGATGAAGCGTTTTTTGCCTTATAAAACAGCCCTGGCATCAGGATGGATGCAAGTCAGGGGGATGCGCAGAAGAAAAAATTTAGACCGAGGCTTCGCCCTTTCCGATCACGCCGACTGGCAAGAACTTTTGAGAACTGTTAAAGAAACCGGGGCAACAACGGTTTTGACAACGCATGGCAATACCTCTTCTCTTGCGCGCTATTTAAAAGAACAGGGTCTTCAAGCAGCGCCTTTAAATGGGATGGAATGGCTTGATGAAGGAGAGGGAGAAGTATAA